The following are from one region of the Anaerolineae bacterium genome:
- a CDS encoding HXXEE domain-containing protein has protein sequence MNPILIAFEQLSFLMLLWLFYFAFVIHELEEWNITEFERRNFIGVPPIVTTRNARVWIGIICTAGLAWCAVATLPGNPTVAAYVFLPAIALAVGNALQHIFWTFYFKQYAPGVVTAVLFIIPLGCYIVVKALQEGYVSPWYVVVLAGLIVIPLYHTVKAGNEMTPSIRAIYNLGNWVAEKF, from the coding sequence ATGAACCCTATCTTGATTGCATTTGAACAGCTTAGTTTTTTGATGTTGTTGTGGTTGTTTTATTTCGCCTTTGTTATTCACGAGTTGGAAGAATGGAACATTACCGAATTTGAGCGGCGGAATTTCATCGGCGTCCCCCCCATAGTCACCACGAGAAATGCTCGAGTGTGGATTGGCATCATCTGTACGGCAGGTTTGGCCTGGTGTGCTGTGGCCACATTGCCCGGAAATCCGACGGTAGCCGCTTATGTGTTTCTTCCGGCGATTGCGCTGGCTGTTGGGAATGCCCTTCAGCACATTTTTTGGACCTTCTATTTTAAGCAATACGCCCCGGGAGTTGTTACGGCGGTATTGTTTATCATTCCGTTGGGCTGTTACATTGTGGTGAAGGCGCTGCAAGAGGGATACGTATCACCGTGGTATGTGGTAGTTTTGGCAGGGCTTATTGTAATCCCGCTGTACCATACCGTGAAGGCCGGCAATGAAATGACACCCTCCATCCGGGCCATCTACAACCTTGGCAACTGGGTTGCGGAGAAATTCTAA
- a CDS encoding deoxyribodipyrimidine photo-lyase, translating into MTTAIWWIRRDLRLSDNQTLSKALASATQVVPLFIFDPILLNSPYAGRKRLAFLGAGLRRLDADLQARGSRLIIRHGEPKSELTRLLAESKADLIFAEADFSPYARRRDEKIAMALPLQVSGGLTVHHPSIVLKTNGHPYTVFTPFSRAWKNLPMPQAPDLLSAPEMISTLATLASEDILPQPDLSRPTPFPAGETEAQRRLAHFARQRIFDYANQRNRLDRAGTAQLSPYLRLGMLSARQAAVAARQAIKTAPNAQARKGAETWLNELIWREFYMSILYHFPQARGQSFRPQYNRIPWLNDENDFAAWREGRTGYPVVDAAMRQLAQTGWMHNRARMIAASFLVKDLLIDWRWGERWFMQQLIDGDPAANNGGWQWVAGVGTDAAPYFRVFNPILQGQKFDPHGHYVRRWVPELAGVPEKYIHTPWQMPLAMQQKTKGLIGRNYPAPLVNHIRARERVLAAYAGARNSQTFPAG; encoded by the coding sequence ATGACCACAGCCATTTGGTGGATCCGTCGCGATCTACGTTTGTCCGACAACCAGACGCTTAGCAAGGCTTTGGCCTCTGCCACCCAGGTCGTCCCCCTGTTCATTTTCGATCCGATATTGCTCAACTCGCCTTATGCAGGCCGCAAACGGTTGGCTTTTTTAGGGGCAGGTCTGCGCCGGTTAGACGCCGATTTGCAGGCCAGGGGCAGCCGCTTGATTATCCGGCACGGCGAGCCAAAGTCTGAGCTAACCCGGCTGCTGGCCGAAAGCAAAGCCGACTTAATCTTTGCCGAAGCCGATTTTTCGCCCTATGCCCGCCGCCGCGATGAAAAAATCGCTATGGCCTTACCCCTACAAGTAAGCGGAGGGCTAACGGTTCACCATCCCTCGATAGTGTTGAAAACAAACGGCCACCCCTATACGGTGTTTACGCCCTTTAGCCGGGCCTGGAAAAACTTGCCCATGCCCCAAGCGCCAGACTTGCTGTCTGCGCCGGAGATGATCTCAACGCTGGCAACGTTGGCCAGCGAAGACATCCTCCCCCAACCAGACCTCTCGCGGCCAACACCTTTTCCGGCAGGTGAAACCGAAGCCCAACGCCGGCTGGCCCACTTTGCCCGGCAGCGGATTTTTGATTACGCCAATCAACGCAATCGGCTGGATAGGGCCGGTACGGCGCAACTCTCGCCGTACTTGCGCCTGGGCATGCTCTCGGCGCGGCAAGCAGCGGTTGCTGCGCGTCAGGCTATCAAAACTGCGCCCAACGCCCAGGCGCGCAAAGGAGCCGAAACCTGGCTCAATGAACTGATCTGGCGAGAATTTTACATGTCAATTTTGTATCATTTTCCCCAGGCGCGCGGTCAAAGTTTCCGGCCCCAGTACAACCGGATACCCTGGTTGAATGATGAAAACGATTTTGCCGCCTGGCGCGAGGGTCGCACCGGCTACCCGGTGGTAGACGCGGCTATGCGCCAACTGGCGCAAACCGGCTGGATGCACAACCGCGCCCGGATGATTGCGGCCTCGTTTCTGGTTAAGGATTTGCTCATTGATTGGCGTTGGGGCGAACGCTGGTTTATGCAGCAGCTAATTGATGGCGACCCGGCGGCCAACAACGGCGGCTGGCAGTGGGTTGCCGGCGTCGGCACCGATGCCGCACCCTATTTTCGGGTTTTTAACCCCATTTTGCAGGGGCAAAAGTTTGACCCCCATGGCCACTATGTGCGCCGTTGGGTGCCGGAACTGGCCGGCGTGCCTGAAAAATATATTCATACACCCTGGCAAATGCCGCTGGCTATGCAGCAAAAAACCAAGGGCCTGATTGGGCGTAATTACCCGGCTCCATTAGTAAACCATATCAGGGCGCGCGAGCGCGTTTTGGCGGCTTATGCCGGGGCCAGAAATAGTCAGACATTTCCGGCCGGATAA
- the folK gene encoding 2-amino-4-hydroxy-6-hydroxymethyldihydropteridine diphosphokinase, with translation MSNLAFLSLGSNIHPEENLAKAVEMLARAGKLVAVSPVWETLPWGVAEQPNFLNAATVVETNYPPETFKHKIIRRIEDKLGRVRNGDKFGPRPIDIDIMLFNDQIFDLDNRHIPDPEVIERPFVAIPLAQIAPDYRHPETGQTLRDIARRFDRNEQKMRLHPAVSQALAQLVPKPGLGLNTFENPKNLS, from the coding sequence ATGTCTAATCTGGCCTTTCTTTCGTTGGGATCAAACATTCACCCGGAAGAAAATCTGGCAAAAGCGGTCGAGATGCTGGCCCGGGCCGGCAAATTGGTGGCTGTTTCGCCGGTTTGGGAAACCTTGCCCTGGGGAGTTGCTGAGCAACCTAATTTTCTAAATGCGGCCACTGTGGTTGAAACCAATTACCCGCCGGAAACGTTCAAACACAAGATCATCCGCCGGATTGAGGATAAGTTGGGTCGCGTGCGCAACGGGGATAAATTTGGCCCTCGCCCTATTGATATTGACATCATGCTCTTTAACGACCAGATTTTTGACCTGGATAACCGGCATATTCCCGACCCGGAAGTTATAGAACGTCCTTTTGTGGCCATCCCCTTGGCTCAGATTGCGCCTGATTATCGGCATCCTGAAACCGGCCAAACTTTGCGCGACATTGCCCGGCGTTTTGACCGCAATGAGCAAAAAATGCGCCTGCACCCGGCTGTATCGCAAGCATTGGCCCAACTTGTTCCCAAACCGGGTTTGGGCCTAAACACGTTTGAGAACCCAAAAAACCTAAGTTGA
- the folE gene encoding GTP cyclohydrolase I FolE encodes MDVERLEELFQLSPNGTHKEEKDEKKAAIEESVRTLLLNVGEDPNREGLQRTPDRVARMYDELLAGYHTDPVKMINEALFTVDYSEMVIVKDIDYYSMCEHHMLPFYGKVHVAYIPNGKVIGLSKIPRIVEMFARRLQVQERMTEQIADFINEILNPQGVAVVAEGVHMCSMMRGVKKANASMVTSAVRGLFKNDPKTRSEFMEHIGRRRFDD; translated from the coding sequence ATGGATGTGGAACGATTAGAGGAATTGTTCCAACTCAGTCCTAACGGGACGCATAAAGAGGAAAAAGACGAGAAAAAGGCGGCCATCGAAGAATCCGTCCGCACGCTTTTACTCAATGTGGGCGAGGACCCCAACCGCGAGGGGTTGCAACGCACGCCGGACCGGGTGGCCCGCATGTACGATGAGTTATTGGCCGGTTACCACACCGATCCGGTCAAGATGATCAACGAGGCCCTGTTTACGGTTGATTACAGTGAAATGGTTATAGTTAAGGATATTGACTATTATAGTATGTGCGAGCATCACATGCTGCCTTTTTATGGTAAAGTGCATGTGGCTTACATTCCCAACGGCAAGGTGATTGGCTTGAGCAAAATCCCCCGCATCGTGGAGATGTTTGCCCGCCGTTTGCAGGTGCAAGAGCGCATGACCGAGCAAATTGCGGACTTTATCAATGAAATCCTCAATCCGCAAGGCGTGGCCGTAGTGGCCGAAGGGGTCCACATGTGCAGCATGATGCGCGGCGTGAAAAAAGCCAATGCCAGTATGGTTACCAGCGCCGTGCGGGGTCTTTTCAAAAACGATCCCAAAACCCGGTCCGAATTTATGGAGCATATTGGTCGTCGCCGGTTTGATGATTAG
- a CDS encoding SDR family NAD(P)-dependent oxidoreductase, with protein MDIKNKTIVITGASKGLGRETAIHLSQKKANVILIARAESSLRQVQDEIKALTGNAPLIIKGDISSEKDVDRMATMIKEKFERVDVLINNAGFGTYRVSEEISNQEMRRHFEVNFFGAYYCIKSLLPLIKQSHSGYILNIGSLFSQIALAENSVYAATKFALAGFTEGLRRELKPFGIGVGLFLPGSMKTSFQENKGESALKSPEAMMLDSKKVALTLEKMICRRKKKVTMPVWMMLALKVKYM; from the coding sequence ATGGACATTAAAAACAAAACCATCGTGATCACCGGCGCATCAAAAGGGCTTGGCCGAGAAACAGCGATTCACTTGAGCCAAAAGAAGGCCAATGTCATTTTGATCGCGCGGGCTGAATCATCGTTGCGGCAGGTTCAAGACGAGATAAAGGCTCTTACCGGCAACGCTCCGTTGATTATCAAAGGCGACATCTCTTCTGAGAAAGATGTGGATCGTATGGCGACAATGATTAAAGAGAAGTTTGAGCGGGTTGATGTGCTGATCAATAATGCCGGGTTTGGGACCTACCGGGTATCGGAAGAAATTTCAAACCAGGAGATGCGCAGGCATTTTGAGGTGAATTTCTTTGGTGCGTATTACTGTATTAAATCTCTGCTGCCGCTCATCAAGCAGAGCCACTCAGGATATATCTTGAATATCGGCTCTTTGTTTAGCCAAATCGCTTTGGCTGAGAACAGTGTTTATGCGGCCACTAAATTTGCCTTAGCCGGTTTTACTGAAGGATTGCGACGCGAGTTGAAACCGTTCGGGATTGGGGTTGGTCTTTTTCTCCCGGGGTCAATGAAAACCTCTTTTCAAGAAAACAAGGGAGAAAGCGCCTTAAAATCCCCGGAAGCTATGATGCTTGATTCCAAAAAGGTCGCCCTGACTCTGGAAAAAATGATTTGCCGGCGAAAGAAAAAAGTTACCATGCCTGTTTGGATGATGCTGGCTCTCAAAGTCAAATACATGTAA
- a CDS encoding flavodoxin domain-containing protein, protein MSQQKGVNRRRFLIGIGAAGLGLATCGGAGVLAVREPHIAFSELSCGQGVSDQGKVLVTYASQFGSTGEVAAAIAQTLCGSGMAADVKQVTRVDDLSSYRAVIVGAPVHSSEWMTEAVDFVSANQELLSQLPVAYFLTCMTLAVTDRPAELQKIDNVLEKVQRDIPAVIPVGKGLFAGALDYGKMSFMYRMMYNMVSPDNTTGDFRDWTAICAWANIIGSKLLERGA, encoded by the coding sequence ATGAGTCAACAAAAAGGAGTAAATAGACGACGTTTCCTGATCGGGATTGGTGCGGCCGGACTTGGTCTGGCAACCTGTGGTGGCGCAGGAGTGTTGGCGGTACGAGAACCCCACATCGCATTCAGCGAATTGAGTTGCGGCCAAGGGGTGAGTGACCAGGGCAAAGTGCTGGTGACGTATGCCAGCCAATTCGGTTCCACCGGTGAAGTGGCCGCCGCTATTGCCCAAACGCTTTGTGGAAGCGGTATGGCTGCGGATGTCAAGCAAGTGACCCGGGTTGATGACCTGTCATCCTATCGCGCTGTTATTGTGGGCGCGCCGGTTCACTCGAGCGAATGGATGACTGAAGCGGTAGACTTTGTCAGCGCAAATCAGGAATTACTGAGCCAACTTCCCGTTGCTTACTTTCTCACGTGTATGACGCTGGCCGTAACCGACCGGCCGGCAGAGTTACAAAAGATAGACAATGTGCTGGAAAAGGTGCAAAGGGATATCCCGGCTGTGATACCGGTTGGAAAGGGTTTGTTCGCCGGAGCATTGGATTACGGCAAAATGTCCTTCATGTATCGGATGATGTATAACATGGTTTCCCCGGATAATACCACAGGCGATTTTCGTGATTGGACGGCCATTTGCGCCTGGGCAAATATCATTGGATCAAAATTATTAGAAAGAGGAGCGTAA